In Pseudoroseomonas cervicalis, the DNA window GCCTGGTGCAGGAGAGCAACCGGCGCGAGCGCTGCGAGACCACGCTCTCCGCCGTCGGCAAGGCGACGCCCGCGCTCTGCGACCCCGGCATGATGCGCGCGCTGCAGGCGGCGGCCGAGGCGCTGGCGCCGGGCGCCTGGCAGGTGATGCCGAGCGGCGCCGGGCATGACGCACAATACATCGCGCAGCTCATGCCCTCCGCGATGCTCTTCGTGCCCTCGATCGGCGGCATCAGCCATCACTGGGCGGAGGACACCAAGGAGGAAGACCTGGCGCTCGGGGTCGAGACGCTGGTGGAAGCGGGGGCGCGCTTCCTGGCGGGGTCGAATTGAGGGCATCGGAGGGCTCGGGGAAGGGTTCTTTTTTGTAAAAAAGAACCAAAAAACTTTTGTCAGTGGGCGTCCCTCCTATGGCCTGAGGCGGGACGCCAAACTGAAAGAAGTCTTTTTGCTTCTTTTTCTTCAGAAAAAGAAGATTTGTTAATCTGCTATTCCTTGGTCACGCGCCGCGCCATGCCGCCCGCCAGCACCTCGGCCATGCATTGGTAGCCGAGATCGTTCATGTGGAACCCGTCCTCGGACAGCATCAGCACCGGCTGCGGCAGGGCCTGCCAGAAGCGCATGATGGCGTAGCGCCGCATCATCGGGATGCGCCGCTCCGCCGCCACGCGCTCGATGCTCTGCACGAAGGTCTGGTAGAGATCCTGGTTCGGGATGCTCGGGAAATATTGCGGGTTGATCAGCACCAGGTCGCGCCCGCGCTCCAGCACGAAATCGGCGCCGTCGCGCAGGATGCCGGCGAAGGCGGCGGCGGTGACGCCGCGCAGCGCGTCATTGGTGCCGAGCTGCCACAGCACCACATCCGGGTCCCATTCCTCCACCGCTCGTTTCATGCGCACCAGGGTGGTGGAGGCGACCTCGCCGCCGATGCCGTCATTCTTCACGGTGATGTCGGCGCCGGGCAGCAGCCGCTCCAGCGCGGCCTCCAGCCGCGGCGGATAGGCGTGGGAGGGCACGGTGGCGCCGATGCCGGCGGTGGAGGAGGAGCCGATCGCCAGGATGCGCACCGGCTGCCGGTCCTGCAGCAGGGCCCGCATGCGGGGCAGGCCGAATTGCAGGTCGCGCAGCTCATCCGGCACGGTGCAGGCGGCGGGAACATTGTCGGTGCGGACCGGGGGCGGCGGGGCCGCCGGCTGCGCGCCGGCGGGAGGGGCTGCCGCCAGCAGGGCGATGGCGAGCAGGGCAGCGGCAGCCAGATGCATCGGCGGCGGGATCCTCAGGAGAGGCGGGCGATGGCGGGCAGCGGCGCCGCCTCGGCGGGCTTGCCGCCGCGGCGCTTCTCGGTCAGCGTCAGCAGGCCCGCTACCAGCACCTGGGTGAAGATGCCGGCGCTGACATAGGTGATGTCGAACAGCACCCCGTCATAGCCGGTCTGGCGGAAGGCGACGCCGGTCAGGCTGACCAGCAGGCCGGTGCAGAAGATCGGCAGCGAATGCCGCCCCATCATCGCCAGCGGGTGGGTGCGCGGCGCGCTGCGCGCCCAGTCCTGCAGCGGCGAGAACACCACCACATAGGCCAGCGCCAGCACATGCAGCAGCCGCGGCAGGGAGAGGTACTGCTTCTCCGGCACGGTCAGGAAATCCGGCAGCGGCAGCAGCCAGCCATGGCCGGGCAGGCCGGTGCCCAGCATCACCACCGCGCCCAG includes these proteins:
- a CDS encoding SGNH/GDSL hydrolase family protein is translated as MHLAAAALLAIALLAAAPPAGAQPAAPPPPVRTDNVPAACTVPDELRDLQFGLPRMRALLQDRQPVRILAIGSSSTAGIGATVPSHAYPPRLEAALERLLPGADITVKNDGIGGEVASTTLVRMKRAVEEWDPDVVLWQLGTNDALRGVTAAAFAGILRDGADFVLERGRDLVLINPQYFPSIPNQDLYQTFVQSIERVAAERRIPMMRRYAIMRFWQALPQPVLMLSEDGFHMNDLGYQCMAEVLAGGMARRVTKE